In Tenacibaculum pacificus, a single window of DNA contains:
- a CDS encoding glycosyltransferase — protein MKQLLIIGYVWVEPNSSAAGSRMLQLIELFKKNNYKITFASPAQKGEKALNLSEIDVNEASIELNSASFDYFIKNLNPTIVLFDRFMMEEQFGWRVAENCPNALRILDTEDLHFLRKTRHQQLKKGQNFSTDALLKSTDAKREIASILRCDLSLIISTYEMKLLQDVFKIDENLLYHLPFLLDKLDEKVINNWKPFDERVHFIFIGNFFHAPNVDAVLQLKNEVWQLIRKQIPKAEIHIYGAYATQQINQLHNKKDGFLVKGFSTDAMEVVKNAKVVLAPIRFGAGIKGKLTEAMICGTPSITTNIGAEGMHDDFQWNGFIEDDFNEFAKKAIAIYSDENLWKASQKNGIEIINTIYDKEKIEVLFINQLKKSKKT, from the coding sequence ATGAAGCAATTATTAATTATCGGTTATGTTTGGGTAGAACCAAATTCTTCGGCTGCAGGAAGCAGAATGTTACAATTAATTGAATTATTTAAAAAAAATAATTACAAAATAACTTTTGCATCACCAGCACAAAAAGGCGAAAAGGCATTAAATTTATCAGAAATTGATGTAAATGAAGCTTCAATTGAATTAAATTCAGCTTCTTTTGATTATTTTATCAAAAATCTAAATCCTACTATTGTATTGTTTGACCGTTTTATGATGGAAGAACAATTTGGTTGGCGAGTTGCCGAAAACTGCCCAAATGCACTACGTATTTTAGATACTGAAGATTTACATTTTTTACGTAAAACTCGTCATCAGCAATTAAAAAAAGGACAAAATTTTTCTACGGATGCTTTATTAAAATCTACAGATGCAAAACGAGAAATAGCCTCAATTTTAAGATGTGATTTGAGTTTGATTATTTCAACTTATGAAATGAAATTGCTTCAAGATGTTTTTAAAATCGATGAAAATTTACTGTATCATTTGCCTTTTCTATTAGATAAACTCGATGAGAAAGTCATCAATAATTGGAAACCTTTTGATGAGCGAGTACATTTTATATTTATCGGGAACTTTTTTCACGCTCCAAATGTTGATGCTGTTTTACAATTAAAAAATGAAGTTTGGCAATTGATTCGAAAACAAATTCCAAAAGCCGAAATTCATATTTATGGAGCGTATGCAACGCAACAAATAAATCAATTACATAATAAAAAAGATGGATTCTTAGTAAAAGGTTTTTCTACGGATGCGATGGAAGTTGTAAAAAATGCAAAAGTTGTTTTAGCTCCAATACGTTTTGGAGCAGGAATAAAAGGAAAATTAACCGAAGCAATGATTTGTGGAACACCAAGTATTACAACAAATATTGGAGCAGAGGGAATGCACGATGATTTTCAGTGGAATGGTTTTATTGAAGATGATTTTAATGAATTTGCTAAGAAAGCAATAGCGATTTATTCAGATGAAAACCTTTGGAAAGCATCACAAAAAAACGGTATAGAAATCATCAATACTATTTATGATAAAGAAAAAATTGAAGTTCTTTTTATAAATCAGCTAAAAAAATCGAAGAAAACTTAG
- the lpdA gene encoding dihydrolipoyl dehydrogenase — protein sequence MKYDLIVIGSGPGGYISAIRAAQLGSKVAIIEKYSTLGGTCLNVGCIPSKALLDSSHHYYDAVNHFDEHGITVEKPSFDFGKMVDRKAKIVETTTGGIKYLMDKNLITVREGLGSFEDATHVKVTKNDGTSEVIEGTNIIIATGSKPSTLPFIKLDKERVITSTEALKLKEVPKHLLVIGGGVIGLELGSVYKRLGADVTVIEYAPKITPTMDADVSKELTKVLKKQGMKINANHGVTSVERNGDEVIVKATNKKGEEVTFTGDYCLVAVGRKSYTEGLGLEKAGVKVTERGMVDVNDHLQTSVSNIYAIGDVVRGAMLAHKAEEEGVVVAEYLAGQKPHIDYNLIPGIVYTWPEVAAVGKTEQELKDADVAYKVGKFSMRALGRSRASGDLDGFVKVLADKNTDEILGVHMVGARVADLIMEAAVAMEFRASAEDLARICHGHPTYSEAVKEAAKGAWDGKPLNA from the coding sequence ATGAAATACGATTTAATCGTTATCGGTTCTGGTCCTGGTGGATATATTTCTGCCATTAGAGCTGCACAATTAGGATCAAAAGTAGCTATTATCGAAAAATACTCAACTTTAGGAGGTACTTGTTTAAATGTAGGATGTATTCCTTCTAAAGCTTTATTAGATTCTTCTCATCATTATTATGATGCTGTGAATCATTTTGATGAGCATGGAATTACAGTAGAAAAGCCATCTTTCGATTTTGGAAAAATGGTTGATCGTAAAGCTAAAATTGTAGAAACTACAACTGGTGGAATTAAATACTTAATGGACAAAAACTTAATTACTGTTCGTGAAGGTTTAGGTTCTTTTGAAGATGCTACACACGTAAAAGTTACTAAAAATGATGGTACTTCTGAAGTAATTGAAGGAACTAATATTATTATTGCTACAGGTTCTAAACCTAGTACATTACCTTTTATCAAATTAGATAAAGAGCGTGTTATTACTTCTACTGAAGCTTTGAAATTAAAAGAAGTTCCTAAGCACTTATTAGTTATTGGTGGTGGAGTTATTGGATTAGAATTAGGTTCTGTTTACAAGCGTTTAGGTGCTGATGTAACAGTAATTGAATATGCCCCAAAAATTACACCTACTATGGATGCTGATGTTTCTAAAGAACTTACTAAAGTTTTAAAGAAACAAGGTATGAAGATTAACGCCAATCATGGTGTTACTTCTGTTGAAAGAAACGGTGATGAAGTTATCGTAAAAGCTACTAACAAAAAAGGTGAAGAAGTTACTTTTACTGGTGATTACTGTTTAGTTGCTGTTGGTCGTAAATCTTATACTGAAGGTTTAGGGTTAGAAAAAGCTGGTGTAAAAGTTACTGAAAGAGGAATGGTTGATGTAAATGACCATTTACAAACAAGTGTTTCTAATATTTATGCTATTGGTGATGTTGTTCGTGGAGCAATGTTAGCACATAAAGCGGAAGAAGAGGGTGTTGTTGTTGCTGAATACTTAGCAGGACAAAAACCTCATATTGATTATAATTTAATTCCTGGTATTGTTTATACTTGGCCAGAAGTTGCGGCTGTTGGTAAAACAGAACAAGAATTAAAAGATGCTGATGTTGCTTATAAAGTTGGTAAATTTTCTATGCGTGCTTTAGGTCGTTCTAGAGCTAGTGGAGATTTAGACGGTTTTGTAAAAGTTTTAGCTGATAAAAATACTGATGAAATTTTAGGAGTTCATATGGTTGGTGCACGTGTTGCCGATTTAATTATGGAAGCTGCCGTTGCAATGGAATTTAGAGCATCTGCTGAAGATTTAGCAAGAATTTGTCATGGTCACCCGACATATTCAGAAGCTGTTAAAGAAGCTGCAAAAGGAGCTTGGGATGGTAAGCCTTTAAATGCTTAG
- a CDS encoding peptidylprolyl isomerase, which produces MAILSKIRERSMFLILVIGLALFAFVLDPSTISDFFNASKVNEIGEVNGETISRQEFAEALDAYKTQTGNRVSEMQAAKTVWGNIIRQRIYKTQLEEAGITVGDADIMNKLYETEFIQNDPKFQTSNILDKNKLKSYLATIKEENGADWRNWQNYMSSLKNNLEKTAYDNLVAAGLGASLKEGEAQYLIENTKISGKYVYVPYTSIADDLVDLKQSDIKSYITKHSQEFQVPASRDINFVKFDIKATTEDEAAIKAQVAKLIEDSVTKANVSVKGLKNTTDYTTFLSENDSDVTLDTNYKFKSQVPQGIAEAIFTGKQGDVFGPYKDANQFKLSKITAVVQLPDSAKASHILIPFVGASSADATVTQTEVEAKQTADSLLAIVKGSKAKFADLAKQFSSDKGSAEKGGFYDWFGYNRMVPSFRDFVFEGKKDAVGVVKSQFGFHVIKIDGQKNFQSVVKLATFGRKIVASEATENVVFQNAEAFALELANGKSFEEVVKDKKLTSQPAIGLKPLDETVAGIGNEREIITWSFDKDVKEGSSKRFDIEGGYVVATLTNKTKKGLMSAEKATSKVRPILTNQRKAELIEAKIKGATLDEIAKSVSVTVKNATDVNLQSPTISGVGYEPKIVGAMLNAKENTVVKNVSGDKGVFAFEVVSKKLPTALPNYDSFRNRLVNERKNKTFQMYEAIKKASDIQDNMTSFYGI; this is translated from the coding sequence ATGGCAATCTTATCGAAAATTAGAGAACGTTCAATGTTCTTAATTCTTGTAATTGGTTTAGCACTTTTTGCTTTTGTATTAGACCCTTCTACAATATCAGACTTTTTTAATGCAAGTAAAGTAAATGAAATTGGCGAAGTAAACGGAGAAACTATCTCTCGTCAAGAATTTGCAGAAGCTTTAGATGCATATAAAACACAAACTGGTAACCGTGTTTCTGAAATGCAAGCAGCAAAAACTGTTTGGGGTAACATTATTAGACAACGAATTTATAAAACTCAGTTAGAGGAAGCAGGAATTACTGTAGGTGATGCTGATATTATGAATAAGTTATATGAAACTGAATTCATACAAAATGATCCAAAGTTTCAAACATCTAATATTTTAGATAAAAATAAACTGAAAAGTTATTTAGCTACAATTAAAGAAGAGAATGGTGCTGATTGGAGAAATTGGCAAAACTACATGTCTTCACTAAAAAATAATCTTGAAAAAACAGCATACGACAATCTTGTTGCTGCTGGTTTAGGAGCTTCATTAAAAGAAGGAGAAGCACAGTATTTAATTGAAAATACTAAAATTTCTGGTAAATATGTATATGTTCCTTATACTTCAATTGCTGATGATTTAGTAGATTTAAAACAAAGCGATATTAAAAGTTATATTACGAAGCATTCACAAGAATTTCAAGTGCCTGCCTCAAGAGATATTAACTTTGTAAAGTTTGACATTAAAGCTACAACTGAAGATGAAGCAGCTATTAAAGCACAAGTTGCTAAATTAATTGAAGATTCAGTTACTAAAGCAAATGTTTCTGTAAAAGGATTAAAAAATACTACTGATTATACTACGTTTTTATCAGAAAATGATTCTGATGTAACATTAGATACTAACTATAAATTTAAATCTCAAGTACCACAAGGAATTGCTGAAGCTATTTTTACAGGTAAACAAGGCGATGTTTTTGGTCCTTATAAAGATGCAAATCAATTTAAATTATCAAAAATAACAGCAGTTGTTCAATTACCAGATTCTGCTAAGGCAAGTCATATTTTAATTCCTTTTGTTGGAGCTTCTAGTGCAGATGCTACAGTTACTCAAACAGAAGTAGAAGCAAAACAAACTGCTGATAGTTTATTAGCAATAGTAAAAGGAAGTAAAGCAAAATTTGCTGATTTAGCAAAACAATTTTCTTCGGATAAAGGTTCTGCTGAAAAAGGTGGTTTTTATGATTGGTTTGGTTACAATAGAATGGTGCCATCTTTTAGAGATTTCGTTTTTGAAGGTAAAAAAGATGCTGTAGGAGTTGTAAAATCTCAATTTGGTTTTCATGTAATTAAAATTGATGGTCAGAAGAATTTTCAATCAGTTGTTAAATTAGCTACATTTGGACGTAAAATAGTTGCTTCTGAAGCAACAGAAAATGTTGTTTTTCAAAATGCTGAAGCTTTTGCTTTAGAATTAGCAAATGGTAAAAGTTTTGAAGAAGTTGTAAAAGATAAAAAATTAACTTCTCAGCCAGCAATTGGTTTAAAGCCTTTAGATGAAACAGTTGCAGGTATTGGTAACGAAAGAGAAATTATTACTTGGTCTTTTGATAAAGATGTTAAAGAAGGTAGTTCTAAACGTTTTGATATTGAAGGAGGATATGTAGTAGCTACTTTAACTAATAAAACTAAAAAAGGTTTAATGTCTGCTGAAAAAGCAACTTCAAAAGTACGTCCTATTTTAACAAATCAAAGAAAAGCAGAATTAATTGAAGCAAAAATTAAAGGAGCTACTTTAGATGAGATAGCTAAATCGGTTTCTGTAACAGTTAAAAATGCTACGGATGTAAACTTACAGTCTCCAACAATTTCTGGTGTAGGGTATGAGCCTAAAATAGTAGGAGCAATGCTTAACGCTAAAGAAAATACAGTTGTTAAAAATGTTTCAGGTGATAAAGGAGTTTTTGCTTTTGAAGTAGTTTCTAAAAAATTACCAACAGCTTTACCAAACTATGATTCTTTTAGAAATCGTTTAGTTAACGAAAGAAAAAATAAAACTTTTCAAATGTATGAAGCTATTAAAAAAGCGTCTGACATTCAAGATAACATGACTTCTTTTTACGGAATTTAG
- a CDS encoding carboxypeptidase-like regulatory domain-containing protein, whose product MKKQVLILLFFIFGTIHLQAQFYIKGKVFSIENKPLDGASVYLNNTTIGTITNKKGEFQLKIDDGNYNLIVSYLGYKTETLLIESTSNINFLTFNLLPEANILDEVVLQKTIYDADWKYNLSRFKQAFLGRSKLAKDCKILNEKDLHFTYSPKTNTLTATAKKPLKIKHNGLGYLINYDLVDFTLKGQQLFFSGYAQYKSLRKTTRKKWKKNRLEAYNGSQMHFLRSLISKEIKKEGFVINQFKRISNPERPSEQEIKRARELVLLYNNKIDYSKKITEIKTPLDNALSILQKSKLPKYHDYLYKKNIPYKDILSIKKDDVFLNFENYLMVIYTKEPEEHNYLLGMFGKLKKASGVQTSNIVLLNSKALIDNTGILVNPNAIFNEGYWAFEAFSNMLPLNYQRSKN is encoded by the coding sequence TTGAAAAAACAAGTACTAATTTTACTTTTTTTTATTTTTGGAACTATTCATTTACAAGCACAATTTTACATTAAAGGAAAAGTTTTTTCTATCGAAAATAAACCTTTAGATGGTGCTTCAGTTTACTTAAACAACACTACTATTGGAACAATCACAAATAAAAAAGGTGAATTTCAATTAAAAATTGATGATGGTAATTACAATTTAATTGTTTCTTATTTAGGCTATAAAACCGAAACACTTCTAATTGAATCCACTTCTAATATTAACTTTTTAACTTTTAACTTACTTCCTGAAGCTAATATTCTAGATGAAGTTGTTCTTCAAAAAACAATATATGATGCCGACTGGAAATACAATTTATCACGATTTAAACAAGCTTTCTTAGGCAGAAGTAAATTAGCTAAAGATTGTAAAATTTTAAATGAAAAGGATTTGCATTTCACATATAGTCCTAAAACAAATACCCTAACGGCCACAGCTAAAAAACCTCTAAAAATAAAACACAACGGATTAGGTTATCTAATAAACTATGATTTAGTTGATTTTACACTAAAAGGACAACAATTATTTTTTAGCGGATATGCACAATATAAAAGCCTTAGAAAAACTACTCGTAAAAAATGGAAAAAAAACAGATTAGAAGCTTATAATGGTTCTCAAATGCACTTTTTAAGAAGCTTAATTTCTAAAGAAATAAAAAAAGAAGGATTCGTTATAAATCAATTCAAACGAATTTCAAACCCTGAAAGGCCTTCTGAACAAGAAATTAAAAGGGCAAGAGAACTCGTTTTATTATATAACAACAAAATAGATTACTCTAAAAAAATTACTGAAATTAAAACTCCTTTAGACAATGCTTTATCAATCTTACAAAAATCAAAGCTTCCTAAATATCATGATTATTTGTACAAAAAAAATATTCCTTACAAAGATATTCTTTCAATAAAAAAAGATGATGTTTTTTTAAATTTCGAAAATTACTTAATGGTTATTTATACCAAAGAACCCGAAGAACATAATTACCTACTAGGTATGTTTGGTAAACTTAAAAAAGCATCAGGTGTACAAACTTCAAATATTGTATTATTAAATAGTAAGGCTTTAATTGATAATACAGGAATACTTGTAAACCCTAATGCTATTTTTAATGAAGGTTATTGGGCTTTTGAAGCTTTTTCAAATATGTTACCTTTAAATTATCAACGCTCAAAGAATTAA
- a CDS encoding M3 family metallopeptidase, translated as MNPLLQDFKTPPFSQIEEKHYKPAIEKAIELAKEEINTIVKNSDVPSFENTTVTLDFAGEKLNKITSIFFNLNSAETNDEIQKIAKELSPLLSEFRNDITLNQALFNRVKSVYQTKDSLNLTPEQNTLLDKQYKSFARNGANLNDADKTELRKIDAELSKLSLQFGENVLAETNAFEMHLIDENDLSGLPESVKEAAAEIAKSKEKEGWIFTLDYPSYIPFMTYADNRELRKKFAISAGKKAFQDNKYNNEQVVLDIVNLRYKRANLLGYKTHAHFVLEERMAENPEKVLSFSNDLLKKAKPAAKREFDNLEAYAKKLDDIDELQKWDGAYYSEKLKKELFSLDQELLKPYFKLENVIDGAFEIANKLFDLKFEEITTIDKYREDVKTYNVTDANGNFVSHFYADFHPRKGKRNGAWMTSYKSQQIKNDINERPQVSIVCNFTKPTETKPSLLTFNEVTTLFHEFGHALHGMLANTTYTSLSGTSVSWDFVELPSQVLENWCYEKEALELFAKHYETGETIPMEYVEKIKESASFHEGMQTLRQLSFGLLDMQWHGNKSPETIKSVKEFENNAFAGTKLYPEVAENCMSTAFSHIFQGGYSAGYYSYKWAEVLDADAFEYFLEKGIFNKEVANKFKENILSKGGTEKPMELYKRFRGKEPKPDALLKRAGLL; from the coding sequence ATGAATCCTTTATTACAAGATTTTAAAACACCTCCTTTTTCTCAAATAGAAGAAAAACACTATAAACCAGCTATTGAAAAAGCAATCGAATTAGCAAAAGAAGAAATTAACACAATTGTTAAAAATTCTGATGTTCCATCATTTGAAAATACAACTGTTACTTTAGATTTTGCTGGGGAAAAATTAAATAAAATTACATCAATTTTTTTCAATTTAAATTCTGCTGAAACTAATGATGAAATTCAAAAAATAGCAAAAGAGCTTTCTCCTTTATTAAGTGAGTTCAGAAATGATATTACTTTAAATCAAGCTCTTTTTAATAGAGTAAAAAGTGTTTATCAAACTAAAGATTCTTTAAATTTAACACCAGAACAAAATACTTTATTAGATAAACAATACAAGAGTTTTGCTAGAAATGGAGCTAATTTAAACGATGCTGATAAAACAGAATTGCGTAAAATTGATGCAGAATTATCGAAGCTTTCGTTACAATTTGGTGAAAATGTTTTAGCAGAAACCAATGCTTTTGAAATGCATTTAATTGATGAAAATGATTTATCAGGATTACCAGAAAGTGTAAAAGAAGCAGCTGCAGAAATTGCAAAATCAAAAGAAAAAGAAGGTTGGATTTTCACATTAGATTATCCAAGTTATATTCCTTTTATGACTTATGCTGATAACCGAGAATTACGTAAAAAATTCGCTATTTCAGCTGGTAAAAAAGCATTTCAAGACAACAAATATAACAATGAACAAGTCGTTTTAGACATTGTAAATCTTCGTTATAAAAGAGCTAATTTATTAGGTTATAAAACCCATGCTCATTTTGTTTTAGAAGAAAGAATGGCGGAAAATCCTGAAAAAGTTTTATCATTTTCTAACGATTTATTGAAAAAAGCAAAACCTGCTGCAAAACGTGAATTTGATAATTTAGAAGCCTATGCTAAAAAATTAGACGATATCGATGAGCTTCAAAAATGGGATGGCGCTTATTATTCTGAAAAATTAAAGAAAGAACTTTTTTCTTTAGACCAAGAATTATTGAAGCCATATTTTAAATTAGAAAATGTAATTGATGGTGCTTTTGAAATCGCCAATAAATTATTCGATTTAAAATTTGAAGAAATTACTACTATCGATAAATATCGTGAAGATGTAAAAACATACAATGTTACCGATGCAAACGGAAATTTTGTATCGCATTTTTATGCTGATTTTCACCCAAGAAAAGGAAAAAGAAATGGTGCTTGGATGACTTCATATAAATCACAACAAATTAAAAATGATATTAACGAGCGTCCGCAAGTTTCTATTGTTTGTAATTTTACCAAACCAACCGAAACAAAACCTTCTTTATTAACTTTTAACGAAGTTACTACCCTATTCCATGAATTTGGGCACGCGCTTCACGGAATGTTAGCAAATACAACTTATACAAGCTTATCAGGAACTTCGGTTTCTTGGGATTTTGTAGAGTTGCCAAGTCAGGTTTTAGAAAATTGGTGTTACGAAAAAGAAGCTTTAGAATTATTTGCAAAACATTATGAAACTGGGGAAACAATCCCAATGGAATATGTTGAGAAAATTAAAGAATCGGCTAGTTTTCACGAAGGAATGCAAACTTTACGTCAGTTAAGTTTTGGATTATTAGACATGCAATGGCACGGTAACAAATCACCAGAAACAATTAAATCGGTTAAAGAATTTGAAAATAATGCTTTTGCTGGTACTAAATTATATCCTGAAGTTGCCGAAAATTGTATGAGTACAGCTTTTTCTCATATTTTTCAAGGAGGATATTCTGCTGGATATTATTCGTATAAATGGGCAGAAGTTTTAGATGCTGATGCTTTTGAATATTTCTTAGAAAAAGGAATTTTCAACAAAGAAGTTGCTAATAAATTTAAGGAAAATATACTTTCAAAAGGAGGAACAGAAAAACCAATGGAATTATACAAACGCTTCCGAGGAAAAGAACCAAAACCAGATGCACTTTTAAAACGTGCTGGATTACTATAA